The genomic interval CGTCATCGCCTGCTGAGCCTCCATGGAGTTCATGTATTCCAGCCATCGCATGGCCTGGCGCTTCTTGGCGGATTTGCGAAAGACGACGTAGGCCGTCCCGCCCATGATGTTGAACGCCTTGCCATCATCGGCCCGGGGCCAGGGCGCGATGTCCCACTTGCCTGCGACTTCGGGTGCGGTGAGCCTGATGCTGTCGAAGTTCGTATGCAGTTCAAAGAAAAGCGGGACCGCAAGGCTCCGGTCGTTGGAGCGGAACATCCCGATGACGCGGCTGCTGAGGTCCTTGCCCGGCGAGTTGTGGGTGTGCCATAGGCGCATCGCCTGGTGGACGCCGTCGAGGTACCTCGGTTGGGTCCAGTTGACCTTCAGTGTGCCATCCGTTTCGAGTTTGAAGCCGGTGAGCCCATAGGGCTGGGTGTAGAGCCCGATCGCCCACTGGGCATACGCTGGGAAGCCGAAATAATAGCGGTACCGGTTCGCCTCCAGGACGTCGATGACGCGGTTCAGTTCGGACCACGTCGCAGGAGGCTGCAGACCCAACCGGCGGAACACGTCCGTCCGGTAGAACATGATCATCGTCGAGAGGTCGTGCGGTATGCCGTAGAGCCGCTCGCCGGCGGCAAAGATCGTCAGCAGTCCGGGCGGGAACTTGGCTTCGAGGCGTTTCGTCTCTTCGGGAAACTCCGTCCTCAGGTCCACGACGCCGCCGACAGCGCCGTAATCGAACGGCCCTCCCAGGTTGGTCACACCTATGTCCGGCGGAAGCCCGGCCGCCATCGCTGCGAAGTACTTGGTGGCAAAGCTCCCCCAGGCGAGAGGCGTCACGTTGACGTGGATGCCGGTCTTCGCTTCAAACCTGTCGGCGAGTCCCCGATACATCCGCACGTCGAGCACGCTGCCCGTCACGGCCCAGAAGTTGATGGACTCCTTTGCCGGGCCGGCTAATCCCAATGCGCTCAGCCCCAAGAGCAGCGCGACAATCCAAGCGCGCACCTTCGGCGCCCTTGTTACCCGCTGAGTTGGGTCTGGCCAGTGCCCCACGAGGATAAGTTCTCCATCTGTCGAACCTGTCCCTTCTCAATGCAAAAGGCCCGGCCGGTCTTTTGAACCAGCCGGACCCAACAGGATCCGAAGAAGATCGGATTCTATTTGCGGCGTCGGACCACGGCCAAGAGACCGAGGCCGAGGACGGCCATCGAAGCAGGCTCGGGCACCGGGTGTATGAGCATGTTGGGACCCCACCAGCCATCGCCGCCGGCCGTTCCGCCGCCGCCCGTCGGGGCAACGAGGGTCGCGCTGGCACTGTAGGCGTCGGTCACGAAGGCGATGTTCGGGTCCGTGTAGAAGCCCGACGTGGCCCACGTGTAGTTGTCGATACCCGTCGTCGAAGCGATCATGTATCGGCCGGCGGCCAGATACAGCGGGGTGATCGAGGCATACCGGAAGTGGCCCAAGAGCGTGTCGCTGCTGGTCACCGTGGTGGAGGCCAACAGATTGCTGCTCATGTCAAAGATTCCCACGTCCTGGGAGCCCGACAGGAAGCCGTCGCCGTTATCGTCGTACGAACCGAGCGCATAGACGCTGACCGGATTCAAGACGTCGAACTGGCAGCCGAGGCTCCAGTAGCCGTTCGTGTAGTTGATGCTGATGCCGCTGAACTCCCAAGCCTGCCCAAAGGCGCTGGAAGCTGCAACAG from Armatimonadota bacterium carries:
- a CDS encoding PEP-CTERM sorting domain-containing protein, whose amino-acid sequence is MKKLALISLAAVAASSAFGQAWEFSGISINYTNGYWSLGCQFDVLNPVSVYALGSYDDNGDGFLSGSQDVGIFDMSSNLLASTTVTSSDTLLGHFRYASITPLYLAAGRYMIASTTGIDNYTWATSGFYTDPNIAFVTDAYSASATLVAPTGGGGTAGGDGWWGPNMLIHPVPEPASMAVLGLGLLAVVRRRK